CTCAAGAATATCCTTATCGTTCTCGAAACCAATCGCGCGTAACAAAGTAGTTACCGGCAATTTCTTCTTACGGTCGATGTATGCGTACATCACATTATTGATGTCGGTAGCAAACTCAATCCACGAACCTTTAAACGGAATAATACGAGCCGAGTAAAGTTTCGTACCATTGGCATGTACACTCTGACCGAAGAACACACCCGGAGAACGGTGAAGCTGTGACACAACTACACGTTCGGCACCGTTAATGACGAAAGTAGCCTTATCAGTCATGTAAGGGATCGGGCCGAGGAATACGTCCTGAATAACTGTATCAAAATCCTCGTGATCGGGGTCGGTACAGTACAGCTTAAGTTTCGCTTTCAAAGGAACACTATATGTGAGCCCACGCTCTATACAATCATCGATGGTATAGCGCGGCGGATCAATATAATAATCCAAAAACTCAAGAACAAAATTGTTTCTTGTATCGGCAATAGGGAAGTTTTCAGCAAATACTTTATACAAACCCTCATTCTTGCGCTTTTCAGGTGGGGTATCTAATTGTAGAAAGTCTTGGAATGACTTCAATTGTACTTCCAGGAAATCCGGATATTCAAGCGGATTCTTAGTCGAAGCAAAATTAACTCTTTGATTTACAGTATTTGAAGACATCTGTGAATGAATTTGGAGAACTTAATTTGAAATATATACACAAAAAGGTTAAGAATCCTCTTGCGAAGGATTCCTAACCGAATTACCTGATTACCAGGCTAATGTTATTTAAGTTCAACTTCAGCTCCAGCTTCTTCCAATGTTTTCTTCAATGATTCTGCTTCGTCTTTAGCCAAACCTTCTTTTACTACACTAGGAGCACCGTCTACCATGTCCTTAGCTTCTTTCAAGCCAAGACCACAAGCTTCCTTAACGGCCTTAACAACCTGAAGTTTAGCTGCACCAGCGCTCTTCAATACTACGTCGAAAGAAGTTTTTTCTTCTACAGCAGCAGCACCAGCTGCAGGACCAGCAGCAACAGCAACAGCTGCAGCAGCAGGTTCAATACCGTATTCTTCTTTAAGGATAGTTGCAAGTTCATTAACTTCTTTTACTGTCAAGTTAACTAATTGTTCTGCAAAAGCTTTCAAATCTGCCATTTTTTGTATGATTTTAATTGTTTAAATACTTTGTTGTTTTTTGAAAATTATTCGGGTCTCTCACCAAGAGTTTTGAGAACTCCGTGAAGGGTGTTACCACCTGATTGAAGAGCAGAAATAACATTCTTGGCCGGAGATTGCAACAATGCAACGATATCGGCGATAACTTCGTTCTTACTCTTGATAGCAACGAGAGCATCCAATTGGTCTGCACCAACGTAGAAGCTTTCTTCTGCATATGCAGCTTTCAGTCCGGGAATTCCGTCTTTAGCTTTGTCCTTGATCAGTTTAGCAGGTACGTTTGCAGTATTGCAAAACATAACAGCAGTTGTACCTTTCAAAGAACCGTAAAGAGGAGAAAAGTCTTCTTCCAGGCTTTCAAGAGCTTTGTGAAGCAATGTATTCTTAACTACCATCAATTTGATGTCAGACTTGAAACAATCTCTTCTCAATGCACTTGTAGCAGTAGCGTTCATCGCTGTAACGTCTACCAAATAGAAGTGGCCATATTCCTTTACTGTAGCAGCAATTTGCTCTATAATCGAATTTTTATCTTCCTTTCTCATTATTTCTCTGTTTTATTAGATTTCATCCACTGATTTCGGGTCGATTTTGATACCCGCACTCATTGTACTAGAAAGATAAATACTCTTAATATATGTACCCTTTGCTGCGGTCGGTTTCAGTTTGTTCAGAGTAGAGATGAACTCTTTCGCGTTGTCGCGAATCTGATCAGGACTGAATGATACCTTACCGATAGAAGTATGAACAATACCGCTCTTATCAACTTTAAAGTCAATCTTACCTTGTTTTACTTCTTTTACAGCTTTAGCAACATCCATAGTTACAGTACCACTCTTCGGGTTAGGCATCAATCCACGAGGACCGAGTACACGACCGAGTGCACCAATTTTACCCATGATAGATGGCATAGTGATGATTACATCAATATCAGTCCATCCACCTTTGATCTTTTCAATATATTCGTCAAGACCAACATAGTCAGCACCAGCTTCTTTTGCAGCAGCTTCAGCATCCGGTGTACAGAGTACCAAAACACGTACTTCTTTACCAGTACCATGAGGAAGTGAAACAACACCTCTCACCATCTGGTTAGCTTTACGTGGGTCTACACCTAAACGTACGTCAATATCCAGTGAGGCATCAAATTTAGTGAAAGTAATTTCTTTTACTAAAGATGCAGCTTCTTTCAGTGAGTATGCTTTCCCTGCTTCAATTTTTTCTGCAGCTAACTTTTGATTTTTTGTCAGTTTACCCATTACAATTGAAGTTTATTAGTTATTAACCGGGAACTCCCCTTTTACAGCGATACCCATACTTCTAGCTGTACCAGCAACCATTCTCATGGCAGCATCCACAGTAAAACAGTTTAAGTCAACCATTTTGTCCTGAGCAATCGTACGAATCTGCTCCCAAGTAAGCTCGGCAACTTTCTTACGGTTAGGCTCAGCAGAACCACTCTTTACCTTAGCTACTTCAAGCAATTGAATAGCAACGGGAGGAGTCTTGATTACAAAATCGAAAGACTTATCTGCGTAGTAAGTAATGATAACAGGCAAAATCTTACCTGCCTTGTCTTGGGTTCTGGCATTGAATTGCTTGCAAAATTCCATGATATTAATACCCTTGGAACCCAAAGCAGGTCCAACTGGGGGTGATGGATTTGCAGCGCCTCCTTTAATCTGTAACTTGATTAGTCCAGCAACTTCTTTAGCCATTTTTTTATTGATTTATATATAAACATTAAACGAAGAACAACAACAGCGTAACAATTCCGCGTTATTCTTTTTCCACTTGCATAAAGCCTAATTCAAGCGGCGTTTTGCGCCCGAATATCTTCACCATGACCTTTAGTTTCTTCTTTTCACTATTCACTTCTTCAATGATACCACTGAATCCGCTGAAAGGACCAAAAGTAACTTTCACAGTCTCACCCACTACATACGGAATATTGAGTTCTTCACCCGTTTCCTGTAGTTCGTCTACTGTACCAAGTATACGATTCACTTCTGATTGTCTGAGAGGCACCGGTTTCTCGGAGCCGCCTAAAAAGCCTATCACATTCGGAGTATTGCGCAGATGATGAGCGACCTCACCAACCAAAGCAGCCTCCACCAAAACGTAACCAGGGAGATAACTTCTCTCTTTCACAATTTTTTTACCATTGCGAACCTGATACACTTTTTCAGTTGGAATCAATACCTGAGATACATATTCACCAAGGTCGCTGTTTTTAAGGTCAGCTTCAAGATATTCCTTTACCTTAGCTTCTTTTCCGCTAATAGCACGTAGAACGTACCATTTCTTTTCAATCTCAGCCATTTTCAATTCCTAATTTTTTAATGTGGATAAACAATTTTTTCCATGAAGTTCTGGAAACAGACATCCATACCCCATACTACCAATGCAATAAGCAGGGAAGCATATAAAACAACTACTGCACTGTTAGCAAGTTCGGAATACGTAGGCCACGATACTTTATGAACAAGTTCGTCGTAAGATTCTTTAATATAAGCTATTACCTTTTTCATTTCAATAATATTAGCACGGGAGGAGAGGCTCGAACTCCCGACACCCGGTTTTGGAGACCGGTGCTCTACCAACTGAGCTACTCCCGTTTGTACATAATCAGTTCCCGATAGTAAAACCGGGAACTGATTAATTATTGTGTATTAGTCGATAATTTCAGTAATCTGACCAGCACCTACTGTACGTCCACCTTCGCGGATAGCGAAACGAAGACCTGGGTTCAATGCTACTGGGTAGATCAACTCTACAGTGATAGTTACGTTATCACCCGGCATTACCATTTCTGTTCCTTCCGGCAAAGTGATTTCACCTGTACAGTCCATAGTACGCAAGTAGAACTGAGGACGGTATTTGTTGTGGAACGGAGTGTGACGACCACCTTCTTCTTTCTTCAGGATATAAACCTCAGCTTTGAAGCGAGAGTGCGGTTTAATCTGACCCGGTTTACAAAGAACCATACCACGTTTGATTTCGTTCTTGTCAACACCACGGAGCAACAAACCTACGTTGTCACCAGCTTCACCCTGATCCAACAGTTTACGGAACATTTCAACACCAGTTACAACTGATTTCTTATCTTCACCTAAACCAAGGATTTCAACTTCATCACCTACGTGGATGATACCAGATTCGATACGACCTGTTGCTACAGTACCACGACCTGTGATAGAGAACACGTCTTCAACCGGCATCAAGAATGGTTTATCAACATCGCGCGGAGGAAGTGGAATCCAGTTATCAACTGCATCCATCAGTTCCATAACTTTGTCTTCCCATTTTTCAACACCGTTCAATGCGCCAAGAGCAGAACCCTGGATGATAGGAGTATTGTCACCATCGAAATCATAGAATGAAAGAAGTTCTCTCATTTCCATTTCAACGAGTTCCAACATTTCTTCGTCGTCTACCATATCGCACTTGTTCAAGAATACAACCAGACGAGGTACGTTTACCTGACGAGCCAACAGGATATGTTCGCGAGTCTGAGGCATCGGACCATCAGTTGCAGCACAAACGATGATAGCACCGTCCATCTGAGCAGCACCAGTTACCATGTTCTTTACGTAGTCGGCGTGTCCCGGACAGTCAACGTGTGCGTAGTGACGGTTAGCTGTTTCGTACTCAACGTGTGAAGTATTGATAGTAATACCTCTTTCTTTTTCTTCAGGAGCGTTGTCGATAGAATCGAAAGAACGCAACTCAGAAAGACCTTTTTTTGCCAACACAGTAGTGATAGCAGCTGTCAACGTTGTCTTACCGTGGTCTACGTGACCGATTGTACCAATGTTTACGTGCGGTTTGGTACGTTCAAATTTCTCTTTAGCCATAGCTTTACTTGTTATTTATTTGATTAATAATCAGCATTTACATCTTTATGAGCTGTTACCGGGACTTGAACCCGGGACCTCTTCCTTACCAAGGAAGTGCTCTACCGCTGAGCTATAACAGCAAGAAAAAAAAGAGCGGAAGACGGGGCTCAAACCCGCGACCCTCAGCTTGGAAGGCTAATGCTCTATCAACTGAGCTACTTCCGCATTCTTGCCAAAGTTGTCACTCTGATTGTGGGCAAAGATGGATTCGAACCACCGAAGTCGAAAGACAGCAGATTTACAGTCTGCCCCATTTGGCCACTCTGGTATTTGCCCTTAATATTTCAAACAAAGAATTAAAATCAAATAGCGAACAATACTCTGAACATAGATGTTTTATTCTCAGTTCTTCTTCTAATTCTTCCCGCCACGCGAACCGAATTGACTACCGTCATCCCTTTCGCTAAAACCGGATGATCCTCATTCATCCTTGGAGCCTCTTGTCGGATTCGAACCAACGACCCCGAGATTACAAATCACGTGCTCTGGCCAACTGAGCTAAAGAGGCGTTCTAGCTAAAAAATGCAACCGTCACGTTCTAACGCGAGCGAAACGGCTGCAAATTTAGTTATTTATTTCTTTCCCGCAAAATATTTGCGATTTTTTTATTTGCTACGCTGTTTTTCCTTGTATTTCACCAGTTGTTTTTCAAGCGCCTCCACATCCAAATCAACTGCTTCCTCGAATGTATCACACACTTTACTTGCATAAAACTCACCATTAGGGATAAGAATCTTTATGCCCGCCTCTTTATTTTCAGCAGCTTCCGGCTTAACTACCTTTAATGACACCTCTACTTTCTTTATATCTTCGTAATATTTTTCCAACTTAGACACTTTCTTCTGAATAAATGCCTGCAATTGCTCTGACGCATCAAAGTGAATTGATTGAATTCTAATATCCATACTTACCTCCTTTTTTTTAAGCTCTTGGATGAGCTTGTTTATACACTTTTTTAAGTTCTTCAAATGTGGCATGCGTATAGATCTCGGTAGTTGCAACACTCTCGTGACCCAAAAGTTCTTTTACCGCACCCAGTTCTGCATCATTATTCAGCATTGTGGTAGCAAAAGTATGCCTCAGCACGTGAGGACTTCTTTTTTTCAGCGTCGCCACCTTTGACAGGTTCCGTTTCACTAAATTATAGACCAGATTCTTATAAAGCCGCTCACCATCCTCTTTAACAAAGAAAGCTTCCGACCTTTCCGGAATCGTTTCGTTTCTTACATTAATATATTCAAGCATCAACTCTTTCAGTTCATCACCGAACGGTATTAGCCGCTGCTTGTTTCTTTTCCCGGTTACTTTCAAAAGAGAAGCGGAAAAATCTACATCCTTATCATCCAGACCTATCAATTCCGAAAGTCTTATGCCTGTAGCATAAAACACTCCAATAATCAACCGATCACGACAACCTTTAAATCCTTCGCCAAAATCCGTATCATCCAGCAACTTGTCCATTTCGCTTTCTTTCAGAAAAGCAGGTAACGGCTTCTTATTTTTAGGTCCTGTTATTTTTCGTAACGGATCTACTGTCACCTCTCCTTGCCTTAAAAGATACTTATAGAACGACCGGAGCGAACTTAGCTTTCGATTTACAGAAGTTGAAGTATATCCCCTATCCATTAATGAAACAATCCATTCACGAATCAGTTCACCTTCCACTTCCAACGGATCAAACTTTCCGTACTCTTCCTGAGCAAACTCCTGTAGTTGCTTTATATCCTCGCCATACGCCAGAACGGTTTTTTCGGAATAGTTCCGCTCATACCGGAGGTAATCAAGAAAAGATTTAATTAACATAATATCGCTACATCTAAAATCGTGCAACGAATGTATGAAAAGAATTCAATAATTCAAAGGAAATTACGAATTATTAATCTTCTACTTGCTGAAGTTGTTGTACATAAACTGCACGTTCTTTCTTAAGTCTTTTAGTTACAGACGGTTTATCAAATTGCTGTCTGCTTCTTAATTCTTTCACGATGCCAGTTTTCTCAAATTTTCTTTTAAACTTCTTCAGCGCTTTTTCAATGTTTTCGCCTTCTTTTACAGGTACTACAATCATTTTGTTATTATTAATATGTTATTGGTTAAAAATTTCCGCAGTCAAATTGCGCCGCAAAATTACACATACTTTCTTTATTCACAAAACTTTCGGCAAATATTTCTCAAAAACTATTCATAAACAAATCATTAACCGCGAAAAGTTAGTACCTTTGAAACTCTTAAATATGTCTATAAATAATATAATAAGGTATGAAGCAGAGCATAAAAGAGCGTATACACGCACTACGGATGGCATTCCGCCCTAACAATATCAAAGCGTTCATCATTCCCAGCACCGATCCTCACCTGAGTGAGTATGTAGCTCCTTATTGGATGTCCCGTGAATGGATTTCCGGTTTCACGGGTTCCGCCGGAACAGTCGTCATCTTAATGGATAAAGCCGGACTATGGACAGATTCCCGTTATTTCCTGCAAGCGGAAAAGGAACTGGAAGGCAGCGGCATTACATTATATAAAGAGATGCTGCCGGAAACTCCTAGTATCACAAAGTTCCTCTGTCAGAATCTAAAGCCGGGAGAATCTGTGAGTATTGATGGGAAAATGTTCTCCGTACAACAGGTGGAACAAATGAAAGAAGATCTTGCCCCCTACCAGTTACAGGTCAACCTGTTTGGCGATCCGCTGAAAAACATCTGGAAGGACCGTCCATCCATGCCTGATGCTCCGGCTTTCATCTACGATGTTAAATATGCAGGAAAAAGTTGTGGAGAAAAAGTTGCCGCCATTCGTGCCGAGCTGAAAAAGAAAGGCATCTATGCTTTATTTTTATCCAGTCTGGACGAAATAGCATGGACTCTCAATCTGAGAGGAAGTGATGTGCATTGCAATCCGGTTATAGTAAGTTATCTACTGGTTACTCAAGATGAAGTAGTCTACTTTATTTCGCCGGAGAAGATTACCCAACAGGTAAATGAATACTTGCAAGAACAGCAAGTCAGCCTGAGAAAATATGATGAAGCTGAATCTTTCCTGAATTCTTTTGCAGGAGAAAACATACTTATCGACCCAAAGAAAACGAACTATGCGATTTATTCGGCTATCAATCCTGCATGCAAGATCATTCGTGGAGAATCTCCTGTGACATTGCTGAAAGCCATTCGCAATGAGCAGGAGATCGTCGGCATCCATCACGCAATGCAGCGGGATGGCGTGGCGCTTGTCAGGTTCCTTAAATGGCTGGAACAATCAGTGCCTTCGGGCAAAGAGACCGAACTGAGCGTAGACCGGAAGCTGCATGAGTTCAGAGCAGCCCAACCTTTGTATATGGGAGAAAGTTTCGACACAATCGCCGGATATAAAGAACATGGAGCAATCGTGCACTATTCCGCAACGGAGGAGAGTGATGTCACGCTTCAGCCTAAAGGTTTCTTGCTGTTAGATTCGGGAGCACAGTATCTGGACGGAACAACTGACATCACACGTACTATTGCATTAGGCGAACTGACGGAGGAAGAAAAAACAGACTATACCTTAATATTAAAAGGCCATATTGCATTGGCAATGGCTAAATTTCCAGCCGGAACCCGCGGCGCCCAACTCGATGTATTGGCCCGTATGCCTATCTGGAGTCATGGCATGAACTTCCTTCATGGTACCGGACATGGCGTAGGACATTTTCTGAGCGTACACGAAGGTCCGCAAAGTATCCGTATGAACGAAAATCCCATTGTGCTGCAACCCGGTATGGTTACATCCAATGAACCTGGTGTTTATAAAGCAGGCAGCCACGGGATACGCACCGAGAATCTGACATTGGTCTGCAAAGATAAGGAAGGCATGTTCGGAGAATATTTCAAATTTGAGACGATCACCCTATGCCCGATCTGCAAAAAAGGCATCATCAAAGAAATGCTGACGGCAGAGGAAGTCAAGTGGTTCAATGACTACCATCGAACCGTTTACGAAAAACTTTCTCCAAGTCTAAACGAAGAAGAAAAGAAGTGGCTGCTAGAAGCAACAAAAGCTATTTAAAACAGCTTTTGTCTGACACCCGGGTGTTGAGCATACCGACACCCGGGTGTCAGGCTGCTTGAGACCCGGGTGTCAGACGGTACGAGACCCGGGTGTCAGACAATCCCCAATCATATTCAATAAAAACATCATTAGAAACAATATATTTTATGGCTTTAATCAAATCAGTGCGGGGCTTTACCCCCGAAATTGGAGAGAACTGTTTTCTCGCAGACAATGCAACTATCATAGGAGATGTAAAAATAGGAAATGACTGTAGCATCTGGTTTTGTACCGTATTGCGCGGTGACGTTAATTCCATACGGATAGGCAATGGAGTCAATATTCAGGATGGAAGCGTGCTACATACTTTATATGAGAAGTCAACCATCGAAATTGGTGATCATGTTTCCGTAGGACATAATGTGACGATTCACGGAGCAACCGTCAAAGATTATGCACTTATCGGGATGGGGTCTACCATATTGGATCATGCCGTAGTAGGCGAAGGCTCCATCGTTGCCGCCGGTTCTTTGGTATTGAGCAATACAGTGATCGAGCCCGGAAGCATTTGGGGAGGGGTACCGGCTAAATTTATTAAGAAGGTAGACCCGGAGCAAGCAAAGGAGCTAAACCAAAAAATCGCTCACAATTACCTGATGTATTCCCAATGGTATAAATAATGTGAATCAGTAGTTGATTCAAAATTGCAAAGGAATGAATCAAACAGTAGTATCTCCATTGGGGGTGACTAAAAAGTCGATTCTATCTCGAATCTCCTCCTTCGGGAAGGAGGAGTGGTCGAAGACCGAGGTGGTAGGAGAGATAATGTTTGTTCCTATTTCTTTGTAAATGATAGGATTATGTATTCACCTACCACCTCCCCCTACGGGTACTCCTCCTTCCAGAAGGAGGAGAGTTAAGATACTATTGACTTTTTAGACAGCCCATTTAAGATACTATTGACTATCATTTAGTTCAAAACCGCAAAGAAATGAACAACATTCAACTACTGATTCACATGAATAATATAAATATCAGGTTCCAGATCATTAGTAAGTTCATGTGTTTTCAGGGTACTATATTCAATGCATCTCTGATCTTTGAAAAATTAGCAAAGGAGCGTATTGGATCAGCTAATATCCATGAAGGAGTTCATGTATTCATTTGTTTTATTTAACCAATTGCCTGCCTCTAATTTACGAATTATTCGTAGATTTGTAATCAAACAGAATAAAAACATCTAACTATAGAAAACATACTACTCCACGATCAATCATGAAAACAAAACTACTGCTTATTACTCTCCTTTTTGCAACAATGCCGGCAGTCAATGCTCAAAACAGAGAGAGAGACTATTTAAAAAAGGTATTTGCCAATCTAGAGAAAATTGAATCCGCAACATATTATGTTGCTAACGAAAGCTGGCAACCCGGGGACTCCACCGCATTATCCATTCTACATGGATTCATCAAAGAATATAATCACCCCATAGATTCAACCATCGGCGCAAGCTATGTTTCACTGGATGCCAAGGATACTACAAAGCTAAACTTTTGTTATGATGGTAACGTAAGAGTAGAAGCCTATCACGATAATAAAAAGTTAGTA
This sequence is a window from Bacteroides thetaiotaomicron VPI-5482. Protein-coding genes within it:
- a CDS encoding aminopeptidase P family protein codes for the protein MKQSIKERIHALRMAFRPNNIKAFIIPSTDPHLSEYVAPYWMSREWISGFTGSAGTVVILMDKAGLWTDSRYFLQAEKELEGSGITLYKEMLPETPSITKFLCQNLKPGESVSIDGKMFSVQQVEQMKEDLAPYQLQVNLFGDPLKNIWKDRPSMPDAPAFIYDVKYAGKSCGEKVAAIRAELKKKGIYALFLSSLDEIAWTLNLRGSDVHCNPVIVSYLLVTQDEVVYFISPEKITQQVNEYLQEQQVSLRKYDEAESFLNSFAGENILIDPKKTNYAIYSAINPACKIIRGESPVTLLKAIRNEQEIVGIHHAMQRDGVALVRFLKWLEQSVPSGKETELSVDRKLHEFRAAQPLYMGESFDTIAGYKEHGAIVHYSATEESDVTLQPKGFLLLDSGAQYLDGTTDITRTIALGELTEEEKTDYTLILKGHIALAMAKFPAGTRGAQLDVLARMPIWSHGMNFLHGTGHGVGHFLSVHEGPQSIRMNENPIVLQPGMVTSNEPGVYKAGSHGIRTENLTLVCKDKEGMFGEYFKFETITLCPICKKGIIKEMLTAEEVKWFNDYHRTVYEKLSPSLNEEEKKWLLEATKAI
- the rplJ gene encoding 50S ribosomal protein L10, whose amino-acid sequence is MRKEDKNSIIEQIAATVKEYGHFYLVDVTAMNATATSALRRDCFKSDIKLMVVKNTLLHKALESLEEDFSPLYGSLKGTTAVMFCNTANVPAKLIKDKAKDGIPGLKAAYAEESFYVGADQLDALVAIKSKNEVIADIVALLQSPAKNVISALQSGGNTLHGVLKTLGERPE
- the rplL gene encoding 50S ribosomal protein L7/L12 is translated as MADLKAFAEQLVNLTVKEVNELATILKEEYGIEPAAAAVAVAAGPAAGAAAVEEKTSFDVVLKSAGAAKLQVVKAVKEACGLGLKEAKDMVDGAPSVVKEGLAKDEAESLKKTLEEAGAEVELK
- the rplK gene encoding 50S ribosomal protein L11; translated protein: MAKEVAGLIKLQIKGGAANPSPPVGPALGSKGINIMEFCKQFNARTQDKAGKILPVIITYYADKSFDFVIKTPPVAIQLLEVAKVKSGSAEPNRKKVAELTWEQIRTIAQDKMVDLNCFTVDAAMRMVAGTARSMGIAVKGEFPVNN
- the rplA gene encoding 50S ribosomal protein L1; protein product: MGKLTKNQKLAAEKIEAGKAYSLKEAASLVKEITFTKFDASLDIDVRLGVDPRKANQMVRGVVSLPHGTGKEVRVLVLCTPDAEAAAKEAGADYVGLDEYIEKIKGGWTDIDVIITMPSIMGKIGALGRVLGPRGLMPNPKSGTVTMDVAKAVKEVKQGKIDFKVDKSGIVHTSIGKVSFSPDQIRDNAKEFISTLNKLKPTAAKGTYIKSIYLSSTMSAGIKIDPKSVDEI
- a CDS encoding gamma carbonic anhydrase family protein, with product MALIKSVRGFTPEIGENCFLADNATIIGDVKIGNDCSIWFCTVLRGDVNSIRIGNGVNIQDGSVLHTLYEKSTIEIGDHVSVGHNVTIHGATVKDYALIGMGSTILDHAVVGEGSIVAAGSLVLSNTVIEPGSIWGGVPAKFIKKVDPEQAKELNQKIAHNYLMYSQWYK
- the nusG gene encoding transcription termination/antitermination protein NusG; the encoded protein is MAEIEKKWYVLRAISGKEAKVKEYLEADLKNSDLGEYVSQVLIPTEKVYQVRNGKKIVKERSYLPGYVLVEAALVGEVAHHLRNTPNVIGFLGGSEKPVPLRQSEVNRILGTVDELQETGEELNIPYVVGETVKVTFGPFSGFSGIIEEVNSEKKKLKVMVKIFGRKTPLELGFMQVEKE
- the rpsU gene encoding 30S ribosomal protein S21, with amino-acid sequence MIVVPVKEGENIEKALKKFKRKFEKTGIVKELRSRQQFDKPSVTKRLKKERAVYVQQLQQVED
- the tuf gene encoding elongation factor Tu — protein: MAKEKFERTKPHVNIGTIGHVDHGKTTLTAAITTVLAKKGLSELRSFDSIDNAPEEKERGITINTSHVEYETANRHYAHVDCPGHADYVKNMVTGAAQMDGAIIVCAATDGPMPQTREHILLARQVNVPRLVVFLNKCDMVDDEEMLELVEMEMRELLSFYDFDGDNTPIIQGSALGALNGVEKWEDKVMELMDAVDNWIPLPPRDVDKPFLMPVEDVFSITGRGTVATGRIESGIIHVGDEVEILGLGEDKKSVVTGVEMFRKLLDQGEAGDNVGLLLRGVDKNEIKRGMVLCKPGQIKPHSRFKAEVYILKKEEGGRHTPFHNKYRPQFYLRTMDCTGEITLPEGTEMVMPGDNVTITVELIYPVALNPGLRFAIREGGRTVGAGQITEIID
- the secE gene encoding preprotein translocase subunit SecE, whose translation is MKKVIAYIKESYDELVHKVSWPTYSELANSAVVVLYASLLIALVVWGMDVCFQNFMEKIVYPH
- the xerC gene encoding tyrosine recombinase XerC, with protein sequence MLIKSFLDYLRYERNYSEKTVLAYGEDIKQLQEFAQEEYGKFDPLEVEGELIREWIVSLMDRGYTSTSVNRKLSSLRSFYKYLLRQGEVTVDPLRKITGPKNKKPLPAFLKESEMDKLLDDTDFGEGFKGCRDRLIIGVFYATGIRLSELIGLDDKDVDFSASLLKVTGKRNKQRLIPFGDELKELMLEYINVRNETIPERSEAFFVKEDGERLYKNLVYNLVKRNLSKVATLKKRSPHVLRHTFATTMLNNDAELGAVKELLGHESVATTEIYTHATFEELKKVYKQAHPRA
- the hpf gene encoding ribosome hibernation-promoting factor, HPF/YfiA family, which codes for MDIRIQSIHFDASEQLQAFIQKKVSKLEKYYEDIKKVEVSLKVVKPEAAENKEAGIKILIPNGEFYASKVCDTFEEAVDLDVEALEKQLVKYKEKQRSK